The proteins below come from a single Azospirillum thiophilum genomic window:
- a CDS encoding glucokinase: MDTDLAPTPAAPAGSPILVADIGGTNARFGLIDGRQVRDTRVLRCADYASIDDAATAYLSAVGLAAPGTPGRPRRGAFAVAGPVTGDHVAMTNLVWEFSTGRVRDALGLDRLAVINDFTAVALSVPRLAEEDRRQIGEGTPQPGAVVAVLGPGSGLGVSGLVPGAGERWTALSGEGGHVTMAPVSDRESAVLGQLRKRFEHVSAERVLSGPGIVNLYEALSILDGREPAALGPARIADAALAGSEPHCVEAVEMFCAMLGTVAGNLALTLGARGGVYIAGGVVPKLGAFFTHSRFRKRFVEKGRMRDFLAPAPTYVITHELPAFLGLAEAAGAD; the protein is encoded by the coding sequence ATGGACACCGATCTCGCCCCCACCCCCGCTGCTCCCGCCGGCTCTCCCATCCTGGTCGCCGACATCGGCGGCACCAATGCCCGCTTCGGCCTGATCGACGGGCGGCAGGTGCGCGACACCCGGGTGCTGCGCTGCGCCGACTACGCCTCGATCGACGACGCGGCCACCGCCTATCTGTCGGCGGTCGGTCTGGCGGCGCCCGGCACCCCCGGCCGGCCGCGGCGCGGCGCCTTCGCGGTGGCCGGGCCGGTCACCGGCGACCATGTCGCCATGACCAATCTGGTCTGGGAATTCTCGACCGGCCGGGTGCGCGACGCGCTGGGGCTCGACCGGCTGGCGGTGATCAACGACTTCACCGCCGTCGCCCTGTCGGTGCCGCGGCTGGCCGAGGAGGACCGGCGCCAGATCGGCGAGGGCACGCCGCAGCCGGGCGCGGTGGTCGCGGTGCTGGGGCCGGGCAGCGGGCTCGGCGTGTCGGGGCTGGTGCCCGGCGCCGGCGAACGCTGGACCGCACTGTCGGGCGAGGGCGGCCATGTCACCATGGCGCCGGTCAGCGACCGCGAGAGCGCCGTGCTCGGCCAGTTGCGCAAGCGCTTCGAGCATGTCTCGGCCGAGCGGGTGCTGTCCGGGCCGGGCATCGTCAACCTGTACGAGGCGCTGTCGATCCTCGACGGCCGCGAGCCGGCTGCGCTCGGCCCCGCCCGGATCGCCGACGCAGCGCTGGCCGGCAGCGAGCCCCATTGCGTCGAGGCGGTGGAGATGTTCTGCGCCATGCTGGGCACCGTCGCCGGCAACCTCGCCCTGACGCTGGGGGCGCGCGGCGGCGTCTACATCGCCGGCGGCGTGGTGCCCAAGCTGGGGGCTTTCTTCACCCATTCCCGCTTCCGCAAACGCTTCGTCGAGAAGGGCCGCATGCGCGACTTCCTGGCCCCCGCCCCGACCTATGTCATCACCCACGAGTTGCCCGCCTTCCTCGGGCTGGCGGAGGCGGCAGGGGCGGACTAG
- a CDS encoding winged helix-turn-helix domain-containing protein: MATDLRVRFLHPSGAIGPGKIALLEAIDRTGSISAAARSLGMTFRRAWFLVETMNTAFREPVIRTSVGGREGGGAGLTPLGQEVVARYRQVQEEARKAAEPHLRWLDETLKTEAETETEAKGDGSPS, encoded by the coding sequence ATGGCCACCGACCTTCGTGTCCGCTTCCTGCACCCGTCGGGCGCCATCGGCCCCGGCAAGATCGCGCTGCTGGAGGCCATCGACCGCACCGGCTCGATCTCCGCCGCGGCGCGGTCGCTGGGCATGACCTTCCGCCGCGCCTGGTTCCTGGTGGAAACGATGAACACCGCCTTCCGCGAGCCGGTGATCCGCACCAGCGTCGGCGGCCGCGAGGGCGGCGGCGCCGGCCTGACCCCGCTCGGCCAGGAGGTCGTCGCCCGTTACCGCCAGGTGCAGGAAGAGGCCCGCAAGGCCGCCGAGCCCCATCTGCGCTGGCTCGACGAAACGCTGAAGACGGAGGCGGAGACGGAGACGGAGGCGAAGGGGGACGGCAGCCCGTCCTGA
- a CDS encoding acyltransferase family protein — MTKSVNIAYLPRLDHLRAFAALIVLYYHSLQLLPQSPGGGQVEGWIHTKNPFLAIVVEGHTGVALFMVLSGFIFTWGANGREVAYSGFLRNRLLRIYPLYAWLLLVGIAMHPDAVDPGRIVEMAIPFLNAGNKATYGVATSLFWTVAIEFQFYLIFPFLLSILNRQGCRQLMLMVLCALVYRLVADQFGANSRAVAYWTIVGRIDQFLIGMIAAVALRRHGSDPRIVPWIGRAFLPSCLLMLAVVTIFHRAGGYPVIATWKTVWPTIEACGWALVVVTCLSVRIPGSRILSMAAAYVGSISYSIYLTNFIVITQVAKHIGALTLVPNPHVNALLVCTAVVLPASIALSALTFHAIEQPFMKMRKTYMLDAARPSPAIAA, encoded by the coding sequence ATGACCAAATCCGTCAACATCGCCTATCTTCCACGGCTCGACCATCTCCGTGCCTTTGCGGCGCTCATCGTCCTGTATTACCACTCGCTCCAGCTGCTTCCCCAGTCGCCCGGCGGGGGCCAGGTCGAGGGCTGGATTCACACGAAGAATCCGTTTCTGGCGATAGTGGTCGAGGGGCACACCGGCGTCGCGCTTTTCATGGTCCTGTCCGGCTTCATCTTCACATGGGGCGCGAACGGCCGCGAGGTCGCCTATTCCGGCTTCCTGAGAAACCGCCTGCTGCGGATCTACCCGCTCTATGCCTGGCTTCTTCTTGTCGGCATCGCCATGCACCCGGACGCCGTCGATCCCGGCAGGATCGTCGAGATGGCGATCCCCTTCCTCAATGCCGGGAACAAGGCGACCTACGGCGTGGCGACCAGCCTGTTCTGGACGGTCGCGATCGAGTTCCAGTTCTACCTGATCTTTCCGTTCCTGCTGTCGATCCTGAACCGCCAGGGATGCCGCCAGCTGATGCTGATGGTGCTGTGCGCCCTGGTCTATCGTCTCGTCGCCGACCAGTTCGGCGCCAACTCCCGCGCGGTCGCCTACTGGACGATCGTCGGACGCATCGACCAGTTCCTGATCGGCATGATCGCCGCCGTCGCCCTGCGCCGCCATGGAAGCGATCCGCGGATCGTCCCATGGATCGGCCGCGCCTTCCTTCCGTCATGCCTGCTGATGCTGGCCGTCGTCACCATCTTCCATCGGGCCGGCGGCTATCCGGTGATCGCCACCTGGAAGACCGTCTGGCCCACCATCGAGGCCTGCGGCTGGGCGCTGGTCGTCGTGACCTGCCTGTCGGTCCGCATCCCCGGCTCCCGCATCCTGTCGATGGCCGCGGCCTATGTCGGTTCGATCTCCTACTCCATCTACCTGACCAACTTCATCGTCATCACCCAGGTCGCCAAGCACATCGGCGCCCTGACGCTGGTGCCCAACCCGCATGTCAATGCGCTGCTGGTCTGCACCGCCGTCGTGCTGCCGGCCTCCATCGCCCTGTCGGCGCTGACCTTCCACGCGATCGAACAGCCGTTCATGAAGATGCGGAAGACCTACATGCTCGACGCGGCACGGCCGTCGCCGGCCATCGCCGCCTGA
- a CDS encoding YgjV family protein yields MLSLPLPFTAADAFGAAAFAGSCLWPLMKKRRSLLAGQAATNLMFITHYVLLGAHTAAALCLLVVVQALAAMPEGRNRWQTAVFAATVPAIAAIAALTWSGLPSALSSLGITFSTLARWQSDALRMRLLLLVAGAFWVSHNALVMSPFAMASDAFAAAANLLRLRSERRKAALPAAATAPAANANATSGGLAAA; encoded by the coding sequence ATGCTGTCCCTTCCGCTGCCCTTCACCGCCGCCGATGCCTTCGGCGCAGCCGCCTTCGCCGGTTCGTGCCTGTGGCCGCTGATGAAGAAGCGCCGCTCGCTGCTGGCCGGGCAGGCCGCGACCAACCTGATGTTCATCACCCACTATGTGCTGCTTGGTGCCCACACCGCCGCGGCGCTGTGCCTGTTGGTGGTGGTGCAGGCCCTGGCCGCCATGCCGGAGGGGCGGAACCGCTGGCAGACCGCGGTCTTCGCCGCCACGGTGCCGGCCATCGCGGCCATCGCCGCCCTGACCTGGTCGGGCCTGCCGTCGGCGCTGTCCAGCCTGGGCATCACCTTCTCGACGCTGGCGCGCTGGCAGTCGGACGCGCTGCGCATGCGCCTGCTGCTGCTGGTCGCCGGCGCCTTCTGGGTCAGCCACAACGCGCTGGTGATGTCCCCCTTCGCCATGGCGTCGGACGCCTTCGCCGCCGCCGCCAACCTGCTGCGCCTGCGCAGCGAGCGCCGCAAGGCCGCCCTGCCGGCGGCGGCAACCGCGCCCGCCGCCAACGCCAATGCGACGTCCGGCGGGCTGGCCGCCGCCTGA
- a CDS encoding YqaA family protein, with protein sequence MLKRLYDWTMAKAASKDSTKWLAGVSFAESSFFPLPPDLLLVPMIIANRQAAWRLATICTLASVVGGIAGYMIGYFLYETIGRWVIDFYHLTDKFEQLRLTFVEYGAEILIIKGMTPIPYKLLTITAGVAHLPLWVFIGASIISRSMRFFLVAALLYFFGPPIRAFIEKRLTLVTSVFAVALIGGFLVVKLL encoded by the coding sequence ATGCTGAAGCGTCTCTACGACTGGACCATGGCCAAGGCGGCGTCGAAGGATTCGACCAAATGGCTGGCCGGCGTGTCCTTCGCCGAAAGCTCCTTCTTCCCGCTGCCGCCGGATCTGCTGCTGGTGCCGATGATCATCGCCAACCGGCAGGCGGCCTGGAGGCTGGCGACGATCTGCACGCTGGCCTCGGTGGTCGGCGGCATCGCCGGCTACATGATCGGCTATTTCCTCTACGAGACGATCGGCCGCTGGGTCATCGATTTCTACCACCTGACCGACAAGTTCGAGCAGCTGCGGCTGACCTTCGTCGAGTACGGGGCCGAGATCCTGATCATCAAGGGCATGACGCCCATCCCCTACAAGCTGCTGACCATCACCGCCGGCGTGGCCCATCTGCCGCTGTGGGTGTTCATCGGCGCCTCGATCATCTCGCGGTCGATGCGTTTCTTTCTGGTCGCCGCCCTGCTGTATTTCTTCGGCCCGCCGATCCGCGCCTTCATCGAAAAGCGGCTGACCCTGGTCACCAGCGTCTTCGCGGTGGCGCTGATCGGCGGCTTCCTGGTGGTGAAGCTGCTGTAA
- a CDS encoding TrmH family RNA methyltransferase: protein MPPRGRPPHSDRARQPAGQQHGQHPGTKPVSRRGPSAPGPADRDSAQTAQAPSQSETRKLFRVAGLAAVSSLFAHEPDRVERLFFDERLKPAVGAYCKAMAAARKPYRMVEAEELAKVAGTVLHGGVVALMAPRTLPLFDAEAARRAPEPLLILDGIGNPHNLGAILRTAAFFGLPRVLVSDHPGQALPSEAAYRVAEGGFEWVALERAPALPALLKLLRASHRVFGTALDQNRPTVDAGALTGWRTGGTGQSDAKPPAAKPPAAKPPIVVLGNEEDGIPPATLAACDAVLTIPGSGRVQSLNVAATAAILIHALAAG from the coding sequence ATGCCTCCCCGCGGGCGCCCGCCCCACTCCGACCGCGCCCGCCAGCCAGCCGGCCAGCAACATGGCCAGCATCCAGGCACCAAACCCGTCTCCAGGCGCGGCCCGTCCGCTCCCGGTCCGGCCGACCGCGACTCTGCCCAAACCGCCCAGGCCCCGTCCCAATCCGAAACGCGCAAGCTGTTCCGCGTCGCCGGGCTGGCTGCCGTCTCCTCCCTGTTCGCCCATGAACCGGACCGTGTCGAGCGCCTGTTCTTCGACGAGCGGCTGAAGCCGGCGGTCGGAGCCTACTGCAAGGCGATGGCGGCAGCCCGCAAGCCCTACCGCATGGTCGAGGCCGAGGAACTGGCAAAGGTCGCCGGCACCGTGCTGCATGGCGGGGTGGTGGCGCTGATGGCGCCGCGGACGCTGCCGCTGTTCGATGCGGAGGCGGCGCGGCGGGCCCCCGAACCGCTGCTGATCCTGGACGGGATCGGCAATCCGCACAATCTGGGCGCCATCCTGCGCACCGCGGCCTTCTTCGGCCTGCCCCGCGTTCTGGTCTCCGACCATCCCGGCCAGGCGCTGCCATCGGAAGCCGCCTACCGCGTCGCCGAGGGCGGGTTCGAGTGGGTGGCGCTGGAACGGGCACCCGCCCTGCCGGCCCTGCTGAAACTGCTGCGCGCCAGCCATCGGGTGTTCGGCACCGCGCTGGACCAGAACCGGCCGACGGTCGACGCCGGCGCGCTCACCGGCTGGCGGACCGGCGGAACCGGCCAGAGCGATGCCAAACCACCCGCCGCCAAACCACCCGCCGCCAAACCACCCATTGTCGTGCTCGGCAACGAGGAGGACGGCATCCCGCCGGCCACGCTCGCCGCCTGCGACGCGGTGCTGACCATCCCCGGCAGCGGGCGCGTCCAGTCGCTGAACGTCGCCGCCACCGCCGCCATCCTCATCCACGCCCTGGCGGCCGGCTGA
- the msrA gene encoding peptide-methionine (S)-S-oxide reductase MsrA, with protein sequence MLGHFLRKPATLPTPEEALPGRSEALPVPGQHHVNGHRLTPPYPPGLEVLDLGLGCFWGAERKFWQVPGVWVTAVGYQGGHTPNPTYEEVCSGRTGHTEAVRVVYDPAMVTADDLLRVFWESHDPTQGMRQGNDVGTQYRSAVYTHGPAQRAAAEASLAAYQERLAEAGYGPVTTEIRDAPPFYFAEGYHQQYLAKNPNGYCGLGGTGVTCAA encoded by the coding sequence ATGCTGGGGCATTTTCTTCGCAAGCCGGCGACGCTGCCGACACCGGAAGAGGCACTGCCCGGCCGCAGCGAAGCGCTTCCGGTGCCCGGGCAGCATCATGTCAACGGCCACCGCCTGACCCCGCCCTATCCGCCGGGGCTGGAGGTGCTCGATCTCGGACTCGGCTGCTTCTGGGGGGCCGAGCGCAAGTTCTGGCAGGTTCCCGGCGTCTGGGTGACCGCCGTCGGCTACCAGGGCGGCCATACCCCCAACCCGACCTATGAGGAGGTCTGCTCCGGCCGCACCGGCCATACCGAGGCGGTGCGCGTCGTCTACGACCCGGCGATGGTGACGGCCGACGATCTGCTGCGCGTCTTCTGGGAATCGCACGACCCGACCCAGGGCATGCGCCAGGGCAACGACGTCGGCACCCAGTACCGTTCCGCCGTCTACACCCACGGCCCGGCCCAGCGGGCGGCGGCGGAGGCGAGCCTCGCCGCCTACCAGGAGCGGCTGGCCGAGGCCGGCTACGGCCCGGTCACCACCGAGATCCGCGACGCGCCGCCCTTCTATTTCGCCGAGGGCTATCACCAGCAGTATCTGGCCAAGAACCCCAACGGCTATTGCGGCCTGGGCGGCACCGGCGTCACCTGCGCCGCATGA
- a CDS encoding PAS domain-containing protein, giving the protein MTKERTELATPYLSGLLEFWLTKSVAGRPPVPSSIAPADLRPWKDNIVVFEVIGEESGTFVYSYYGRALVAAFGQSRLGATLDDLPPEQRAVLQPEYETVRRERLPVARVHTAVFGGRTRSFERLVLPMSSDGTSIDKLLVAAYEMTPRELAARPPVHSQGHSPGHSPAPGASSGPVPLTVQKPGASA; this is encoded by the coding sequence ATGACCAAGGAAAGAACCGAGCTGGCGACGCCGTATCTCAGCGGCCTGCTCGAATTCTGGCTCACCAAGTCCGTCGCCGGCCGTCCGCCGGTCCCCAGCAGCATCGCCCCGGCCGACCTGCGGCCGTGGAAGGACAACATCGTCGTGTTCGAGGTGATCGGGGAGGAATCCGGCACCTTCGTCTATTCCTATTACGGCCGGGCGCTGGTCGCCGCCTTCGGGCAGTCGCGCCTGGGCGCCACGCTGGACGACCTGCCGCCGGAACAGCGCGCCGTGCTCCAGCCCGAATACGAGACGGTGCGCCGCGAACGGCTGCCCGTCGCCCGTGTCCACACCGCCGTCTTCGGCGGGCGCACCCGCAGCTTCGAACGGCTGGTGCTGCCGATGTCCAGCGACGGCACCAGCATCGACAAGCTGCTGGTCGCCGCCTACGAGATGACGCCGCGCGAACTGGCGGCCAGACCGCCGGTTCACTCCCAGGGGCACTCCCCAGGGCACTCCCCGGCGCCCGGCGCCTCCTCCGGTCCGGTCCCCCTCACCGTTCAGAAGCCGGGAGCCTCGGCATGA
- a CDS encoding DNA translocase FtsK: MTPRMPHLAAPPTQAGVVTADEFNLWCALNGRPFNLVPNPRSDGRALWDVEVLPGTPRAGTVYSTNLSDEALAVVAGFAFLSGVEWAYEAREPAEPEAAAPCEAAPAPVPAPVPETAQAAAPAPAPVSTPAAAAAPATDPANDPATYSLPTVSLLQTPPPRPVQQHDEAVLARNARMLETVLKNFRVRGEIMDVRPGPVVTLYEFEPAPGTKSATVINLTDDIARSMSVVTARIAIVPGRSVIGVELPNPVREMVYLRESFDHDAFRNTGAQLAIALGKDISGEPVVADLARMPHLLVAGTTGSGKSVAINTMILSLLYRLPPERCRFIMVDPKMLELSVYDGIPHLLTPVVTDPKKAVVALRWAVREMESRYEAMSKLGVRNIEGYNARMAEMIAAGEKMPRRATPPGEPENVFDLTPSEPTPLPYIVVIVDEMADLMLVAGKEIEAAIQRLAQMARAAGIHLIMATQRPSVDVITGTIKANFPTRISFQVTSKIDSRTILGEAGAEQLLGQGDMLYMQGGGRITRVHGPFVSDSEVEEIVQYVKAQGAPNYVTAITEEEEEAAAVEDEEGGSGATGDDLYMQAVNLVVREGKVSVSFIQRQLQIGYNRAARLVERMETERVVGPANHQGKREVLLSHAGLSAKRAGV; the protein is encoded by the coding sequence ATGACCCCGCGTATGCCGCATCTCGCCGCCCCGCCCACCCAGGCGGGCGTGGTGACCGCCGACGAGTTCAATCTGTGGTGCGCGCTGAACGGCCGCCCCTTCAACCTCGTGCCCAACCCGCGGTCCGACGGCCGCGCGCTGTGGGATGTCGAGGTGCTGCCCGGCACGCCGCGCGCCGGCACCGTCTATTCCACCAACCTGTCGGACGAGGCGCTGGCGGTGGTCGCCGGCTTCGCCTTCCTGTCAGGCGTCGAATGGGCCTACGAGGCACGCGAACCGGCCGAGCCCGAGGCCGCCGCCCCGTGCGAGGCGGCGCCCGCCCCGGTGCCGGCCCCAGTCCCCGAAACGGCCCAAGCCGCCGCGCCCGCGCCCGCCCCCGTCTCCACGCCCGCGGCCGCCGCGGCCCCGGCCACCGATCCGGCCAACGATCCGGCGACCTATTCGCTGCCGACGGTCTCCCTGCTGCAGACCCCGCCGCCGCGCCCGGTGCAGCAGCATGACGAGGCTGTGCTGGCCCGCAATGCGCGGATGCTGGAAACCGTCCTGAAGAACTTCCGCGTCCGCGGCGAGATCATGGACGTGCGGCCCGGCCCGGTCGTCACCCTCTACGAGTTCGAGCCGGCGCCCGGCACCAAGTCGGCCACCGTCATCAACCTGACCGACGACATCGCCCGCTCGATGAGCGTGGTCACCGCCCGCATCGCCATCGTTCCCGGCCGCAGCGTGATCGGCGTCGAGCTGCCGAACCCGGTGCGCGAGATGGTCTATCTGCGCGAGAGCTTCGACCACGACGCCTTCCGCAACACCGGCGCCCAGCTCGCCATCGCGCTCGGCAAGGACATCAGCGGCGAACCGGTGGTGGCCGACCTAGCCCGCATGCCGCATCTGCTGGTCGCCGGCACCACCGGCTCGGGCAAGTCGGTGGCGATCAACACCATGATCCTGTCGCTGCTCTACCGGCTGCCGCCGGAGCGCTGCCGCTTCATCATGGTCGATCCCAAGATGCTGGAGCTGTCGGTCTATGACGGCATCCCGCACCTGCTGACCCCCGTCGTCACCGACCCCAAGAAGGCGGTGGTGGCCCTGCGCTGGGCCGTGCGCGAGATGGAAAGCCGCTACGAGGCGATGTCCAAGCTCGGCGTGCGCAACATCGAGGGCTACAACGCCCGCATGGCCGAGATGATCGCCGCCGGCGAGAAGATGCCGCGCCGCGCCACCCCGCCCGGCGAACCGGAGAATGTCTTCGACCTGACCCCATCGGAGCCGACGCCGCTGCCCTACATCGTCGTCATCGTCGACGAGATGGCCGACCTGATGCTGGTCGCCGGCAAGGAGATCGAGGCGGCGATCCAGCGCCTCGCCCAGATGGCCCGCGCCGCCGGCATCCACCTGATCATGGCGACGCAACGTCCCTCGGTCGACGTCATCACCGGCACCATCAAGGCCAATTTCCCGACCCGCATCAGCTTCCAGGTCACCAGCAAGATCGACAGCCGCACCATCCTGGGCGAGGCCGGGGCGGAACAGCTGCTGGGCCAGGGCGACATGCTCTACATGCAGGGCGGCGGCCGCATCACCCGCGTCCACGGCCCCTTCGTCTCCGATTCGGAGGTCGAGGAGATCGTCCAGTACGTCAAGGCGCAGGGCGCCCCCAACTACGTCACCGCCATCACCGAGGAGGAGGAGGAAGCCGCCGCGGTGGAGGACGAGGAGGGTGGTTCGGGCGCCACCGGCGACGACCTCTACATGCAGGCGGTCAACCTCGTGGTGCGCGAGGGCAAGGTGTCGGTCAGCTTCATCCAGCGCCAGCTCCAGATCGGCTACAACCGCGCCGCCCGGCTGGTCGAGCGGATGGAGACCGAGCGCGTGGTCGGCCCGGCCAACCACCAGGGCAAGCGCGAGGTGCTGCTGTCCCACGCCGGCCTGTCGGCCAAACGCGCGGGAGTGTGA
- a CDS encoding DinB family protein gives MDPKPHFETLARYNRWANRRLYEAAAPLTDAQFVEDRGAFFGSLCGTLNHILVADRLWLERIEGHGPKPSSLDEILHHDFAGLRTAREAEDERILSVVAATPAERFETILAYRNTAGVPHELPFAQVMTHVFNHQTHHRGQAHSLLSQFGLKTPVLDFVYFLLESR, from the coding sequence ATGGACCCCAAGCCGCATTTCGAGACCCTCGCCCGCTACAATCGCTGGGCCAACCGGCGGCTCTACGAGGCCGCGGCACCCTTGACCGACGCACAGTTCGTCGAGGACCGCGGCGCCTTCTTCGGCTCGCTGTGCGGCACGCTGAACCACATCCTGGTCGCCGACCGGCTGTGGCTGGAGCGGATCGAGGGGCATGGGCCGAAACCCTCTTCGCTCGACGAGATCCTCCATCACGATTTCGCCGGCCTGCGCACCGCCCGCGAGGCGGAGGACGAGCGCATCCTGAGCGTGGTCGCCGCCACCCCGGCGGAGCGGTTCGAGACGATCCTCGCCTACCGCAACACCGCCGGCGTCCCCCATGAGCTGCCCTTCGCCCAGGTGATGACGCACGTCTTCAACCACCAGACCCACCACCGCGGGCAGGCGCACTCGCTGCTGAGCCAGTTCGGGCTGAAGACGCCGGTGCTCGACTTCGTCTATTTCCTGCTCGAATCGCGATGA
- a CDS encoding pyridoxamine 5'-phosphate oxidase family protein produces MSRPVADLAMLEALYGEPAAPSLAKEVPALTPGYRRLIEASPFLILATSGPGGLDASPRGDGPGFVRVADERTLLIPDRRGNNRIDSLRNILADPRVGLLFLVPGMNETLRVNGRATIDADRDLCDSFAVDGKAPRSVLVVAIDSVFFQCARALLRSRLWDPAAQVPRAALPSVGTLLAEASAGREGGEAYERSLAERLPKTLY; encoded by the coding sequence TTGAGCCGGCCGGTCGCCGACCTTGCCATGCTGGAGGCGCTCTATGGCGAGCCGGCCGCCCCCTCCCTCGCCAAGGAGGTGCCGGCGCTGACCCCCGGCTACCGCAGGCTGATCGAGGCGTCGCCCTTCCTGATCCTCGCCACCAGCGGGCCGGGCGGCCTGGATGCCTCGCCGCGCGGCGACGGGCCGGGCTTCGTCCGGGTGGCGGACGAGCGCACGCTGCTGATCCCGGACCGCCGCGGCAACAACCGCATCGACAGCCTGCGCAACATCCTGGCCGACCCGCGGGTCGGGCTGCTGTTCCTGGTGCCGGGGATGAACGAGACGCTGCGCGTCAACGGCCGGGCGACGATCGACGCCGACCGGGATCTGTGCGACAGCTTCGCCGTCGACGGCAAGGCGCCGAGATCGGTGCTGGTGGTCGCCATCGACTCGGTGTTCTTCCAATGCGCCCGCGCCCTGCTGCGCTCCCGCCTGTGGGATCCGGCGGCGCAGGTGCCGCGCGCCGCCCTGCCCTCGGTGGGGACGCTGCTGGCCGAGGCCAGCGCCGGGCGCGAGGGCGGCGAGGCCTATGAGCGGTCGCTGGCCGAGCGGCTTCCCAAGACCCTCTACTGA